One genomic segment of Allocatelliglobosispora scoriae includes these proteins:
- a CDS encoding HAD family hydrolase, whose translation MTIRAVLFDIGGVLEINTPTGIAERWEPRLCLAPGQLDELANDIWEAGAVGDITLDDVHTRLRDLLKVDPHIVDELMDDIWTEYVGTPNTELIDYLRALRPAYRPGIISNSFVGAREREEQAHGFAALADVIVYSHEAGISKPDPRIYLLACEQLGVRPDEAVFVDDTEEMVAGARAVGMHAIRITDNAQVLADLTTLLAAGSATGSRTSTP comes from the coding sequence ATGACGATACGCGCGGTCCTGTTCGACATCGGCGGAGTCCTGGAGATCAACACCCCGACCGGGATCGCCGAACGGTGGGAACCACGACTCTGCCTCGCCCCCGGACAGCTCGACGAACTCGCCAACGACATCTGGGAAGCCGGAGCCGTCGGCGACATCACCCTCGACGACGTCCACACCCGCCTGCGCGACCTCCTCAAGGTCGACCCCCACATCGTCGACGAGCTCATGGACGACATCTGGACCGAGTACGTCGGCACCCCCAACACCGAACTCATCGACTATCTGCGAGCACTGCGCCCCGCGTACCGGCCGGGAATCATCAGCAACAGCTTCGTCGGCGCGCGCGAGCGCGAGGAGCAGGCCCACGGCTTCGCGGCCCTCGCCGACGTCATCGTCTACTCCCACGAAGCCGGGATCAGCAAACCCGACCCCCGGATCTACCTGCTCGCCTGCGAACAGCTCGGCGTCCGCCCCGACGAAGCCGTCTTCGTCGACGACACCGAGGAGATGGTCGCCGGAGCCCGCGCCGTCGGCATGCACGCCATCCGGATCACCGACAACGCACAGGTGCTCGCCGACCTCACGACGCTTCTGGCCGCAGGGTCCGCCACAGGAAGTCGAACTTCAACGCCGTGA
- a CDS encoding prolyl oligopeptidase family serine peptidase — translation MDQQLDADEYLWLEELDSVEASGWVAENNERMVAATGGAGFAALREEIRQVLDDDHRIPYPRRRAGFLYNFWRDGEHPRGVWRRTTPQEYATAAPVWEVLLDVDALAAAEGENWVWHGAAVLRPAYERALVSLSRGGADATVVREFDLVGREFVADGFVLPEAKSSVHWVDADHVFVGTDTGPGSMTVSGYPRVIRLWRRGTPLEESVVVFEGEPGDVLVDASRHLTPGFERSFVRRSTDFFHRRIWQLTDDGGLVRIEVPDDAVAQVHREWLLVRLRTPWQVGGVVFSAGALLAARYDEFVAGGRDLTVLFEPDERTALSTWSWTQHHLVLNLLVDVATRLEVLTPGDGGWERSPLIDATDLSSSYILDTHPDDDDDYLLVTDGFLEPATLRQGRLGGSGPEVLKQAPGFFDPAGMTVEQHFAVSADGTRVPYFVIGDPAARPGPALLTGYGGFANAKLPGYEGVTGRAWLARGGTYVVANIRGGGEYGPAWHHAAQRERRPRAFEDFAAIAQDLVTRGVTTAAQLGVDGRSNGGLLTGVMLTRYPELFGAIVIGVPLLDMRRFHKLLAGASWMAEYGDPDNPDDWEFLRGYSPYQNVRAGQAYPPVLLITSTRDDRVHPGHARKMAARLLAHGYDVSYYENVEGGHGTAADSSQRAFLTALKFDFLWRTLRPEAS, via the coding sequence ATGGATCAACAGCTGGACGCCGACGAGTACCTGTGGCTGGAGGAGCTCGACTCCGTGGAGGCGTCGGGCTGGGTGGCGGAGAACAACGAGCGGATGGTCGCCGCGACGGGTGGTGCGGGGTTCGCGGCGTTGCGGGAGGAGATCCGGCAGGTCCTCGACGACGACCACCGGATTCCGTATCCGCGGCGGCGGGCCGGGTTCCTCTACAACTTCTGGCGCGACGGGGAGCATCCGCGCGGGGTGTGGCGGCGGACGACGCCTCAGGAGTACGCGACCGCGGCCCCGGTGTGGGAGGTGCTGCTGGATGTGGACGCCCTGGCCGCTGCGGAGGGTGAGAACTGGGTGTGGCACGGTGCGGCGGTGCTGCGCCCGGCGTACGAGCGGGCGTTGGTCAGCTTGTCGCGCGGTGGTGCGGACGCGACGGTGGTCCGCGAGTTCGACCTGGTCGGCAGGGAGTTCGTGGCGGACGGGTTCGTGTTGCCGGAGGCGAAGAGCTCGGTGCACTGGGTCGACGCGGACCATGTGTTCGTCGGGACCGATACGGGGCCGGGTTCGATGACGGTGTCGGGGTACCCGAGGGTGATCCGGTTGTGGCGGCGGGGGACACCGCTGGAGGAGTCGGTGGTGGTGTTCGAGGGTGAGCCGGGTGACGTGCTGGTGGACGCGTCGCGGCACCTGACGCCGGGGTTCGAGCGGAGTTTCGTGCGACGGTCGACGGACTTCTTCCACCGGCGGATCTGGCAGCTCACCGATGACGGCGGCCTGGTGCGGATCGAGGTGCCCGACGACGCGGTGGCGCAGGTGCACCGGGAGTGGCTGCTGGTCCGGTTGCGGACGCCGTGGCAGGTCGGCGGTGTGGTGTTCTCGGCGGGTGCCCTGCTGGCGGCCCGGTACGACGAGTTCGTCGCCGGCGGGCGGGACCTGACGGTGCTGTTCGAGCCCGATGAGCGGACGGCGCTGTCGACGTGGTCGTGGACGCAGCACCACCTGGTGCTGAACCTGCTGGTGGATGTCGCGACGCGGCTGGAGGTGCTGACGCCGGGCGACGGCGGCTGGGAGCGGTCGCCGCTGATCGACGCGACGGACCTGAGCAGCTCCTACATCCTGGACACGCATCCGGACGACGATGACGACTACCTGCTGGTCACCGACGGGTTCCTGGAGCCGGCGACGCTGCGGCAGGGGCGTCTGGGCGGGAGCGGTCCCGAGGTCCTCAAGCAGGCGCCGGGGTTCTTCGACCCGGCCGGGATGACGGTGGAGCAGCACTTCGCGGTCTCGGCCGATGGGACCCGGGTGCCGTATTTCGTGATCGGCGATCCGGCCGCCCGGCCGGGGCCGGCGCTGCTGACGGGGTACGGGGGTTTCGCGAACGCGAAGCTGCCCGGTTATGAGGGGGTGACGGGGCGGGCGTGGCTGGCGCGGGGCGGCACCTATGTGGTGGCGAACATCCGCGGCGGCGGTGAGTACGGTCCGGCGTGGCACCATGCCGCGCAGCGGGAGCGGCGGCCGCGGGCGTTCGAGGATTTCGCGGCTATCGCGCAGGACCTCGTCACCCGGGGTGTGACGACGGCGGCGCAGCTGGGTGTGGACGGGCGCAGCAACGGCGGGTTGCTGACGGGGGTGATGCTGACGCGGTACCCGGAGCTGTTCGGGGCGATCGTGATCGGGGTGCCGCTGCTGGACATGCGGCGTTTCCACAAGCTGCTGGCGGGTGCGTCGTGGATGGCGGAGTACGGCGATCCCGATAATCCCGACGACTGGGAGTTCCTGCGGGGGTATTCGCCGTACCAGAACGTGCGCGCCGGTCAGGCGTACCCGCCGGTGCTGTTGATCACGTCGACCCGCGACGACCGGGTGCATCCGGGGCATGCGCGGAAGATGGCGGCGCGGCTGCTGGCGCACGGCTACGACGTGTCGTATTACGAGAACGTGGAGGGCGGGCACGGGACGGCCGCCGACAGCAGCCAGCGGGCGTTCCTCACGGCGTTGAAGTTCGACTTCCTGTGGCGGACCCTGCGGCCAGAAGCGTCGTGA
- a CDS encoding inositol monophosphatase family protein produces the protein MGDPRRWFLRVVLAARGCRTQPPRGQHHLDTGRRTARRHGRGVQGAPPAGRPPAVELVRGEIDAFLVERYHIWDHAPWILLVQEAGGRFTDRTGGAAGDQGGGLYSNANLHGLLLSELGYPARP, from the coding sequence GTGGGCGACCCGAGGCGGTGGTTCCTTCGAGTCGTCCTGGCCGCGCGTGGGTGCCGAACCCAGCCGCCTCGAGGTCAGCACCACCTCGACACTGGCCGCCGCACGGCTCGACGCCATGGACGAGGCGTCCAGGGCGCGCCTCCCGCAGGGCGCCCGCCTGCCGTCGAGCTCGTCCGCGGCGAGATCGACGCCTTCCTGGTCGAGCGCTACCACATCTGGGACCACGCACCGTGGATCCTCCTGGTCCAGGAGGCGGGCGGCCGGTTCACCGACCGAACCGGGGGAGCTGCGGGCGATCAAGGCGGCGGCCTCTACTCCAACGCCAACCTGCACGGCCTGCTGCTCTCCGAACTGGGATATCCGGCGCGCCCCTGA
- a CDS encoding MarR family winged helix-turn-helix transcriptional regulator: MSEPMQPQHERLAESLRSYGANYREFSRRFAAWLGLHSTDAEALIEILNAEERGAALTPARLGERISLTSGATTALVNRLEQAGHVLRTREHTDRRLVTLRSSTHIHRLADEFFGPLGTRVGRVMSQYPPELLKQFESLLGELRGAMEDQLNAPAPEPPTR, from the coding sequence ATGAGCGAGCCGATGCAGCCACAGCACGAACGGCTGGCGGAGAGCCTGCGCTCGTACGGCGCGAACTACCGCGAGTTCAGCCGCAGATTCGCCGCCTGGCTCGGCCTGCACTCCACCGACGCCGAAGCCCTCATCGAGATCCTCAACGCCGAGGAGCGCGGCGCCGCCCTGACCCCCGCCCGGCTCGGCGAACGGATCTCCCTCACCTCCGGCGCCACCACCGCGCTCGTGAACCGCCTCGAACAGGCCGGCCACGTCCTGCGTACGCGCGAGCACACCGACCGCCGTCTCGTCACCCTGCGCAGCAGCACCCACATCCACCGGCTCGCCGACGAGTTCTTCGGCCCGCTCGGCACCCGCGTGGGCCGGGTGATGTCGCAGTACCCACCCGAGCTGCTCAAGCAGTTCGAAAGCCTGCTGGGTGAGCTCCGCGGCGCCATGGAAGACCAGCTCAACGCCCCTGCACCGGAGCCGCCGACGCGCTGA
- a CDS encoding MFS transporter — protein MGKETSTRRWLGLIAIALGVALIVVDTTIVNVIIPSIIQGLEMTSVQGQWVQVSYAIVFAALLLVVGRIADVVGARRVFVAGVVVFGVTSILAGLAPGGGLLIVARFLQGAGAAMILPTSLALLNATFTGKARGQAFAVWGSTIGAAAALGPLLGGWLAEHASWRWAFGINVPLAVLIVVGVLAFLAPSPRTSGRIDVIGSVLSALGLGLLAFGLIEGRTYGWVTTVHPMAVGGLHWDGGPSPVLVALVLAVAALGGFGWRQAALLRGTGSDKVLMNLSLFSLASFRNGNLATLIIGLGEFGIVAVLPLWLQFTLGYSAVQSGLALVPIALGSFIASGASFGMAGKASPLALVRLGLVLEAVGLAGLGLIASTDSSWWSLALILCVYGVGVGFATAQVTNVVLADIPERDNGQASGIQSAFRQLGSALGIAVLTTVFFSTLTSRLAEGLRDDGVAAGQADQYAHAVTDSAGAAIASLAQQPQTLAIAEAGRSAMTDAVSLGAYLASGFILLGLLGTALIPTPRPQSADAVPLQPAHV, from the coding sequence GTGGGCAAGGAAACTTCCACCCGCCGCTGGCTCGGCTTGATCGCCATCGCACTCGGTGTGGCATTGATCGTGGTGGACACCACCATCGTGAACGTGATCATCCCGTCGATTATCCAGGGCCTGGAGATGACCTCGGTCCAGGGCCAGTGGGTCCAGGTGTCCTACGCCATCGTCTTCGCGGCGCTGCTGCTGGTCGTCGGGCGGATCGCCGACGTCGTCGGCGCCCGCCGGGTCTTCGTCGCGGGCGTCGTGGTGTTCGGCGTGACCAGCATCCTGGCCGGGCTCGCCCCCGGCGGCGGCCTGCTGATCGTGGCACGTTTCCTGCAGGGCGCCGGGGCGGCGATGATCCTGCCGACGTCCCTGGCGCTGCTCAACGCCACCTTCACCGGCAAGGCCCGCGGCCAGGCGTTCGCGGTCTGGGGCTCGACCATCGGCGCCGCCGCCGCACTGGGCCCGCTGCTGGGCGGGTGGCTCGCCGAGCACGCGTCCTGGCGGTGGGCTTTCGGCATCAACGTGCCGCTGGCCGTCCTGATCGTCGTGGGCGTGCTGGCGTTCCTCGCGCCGTCGCCGCGTACCTCCGGGCGCATCGACGTGATCGGCTCGGTGCTGTCCGCGCTGGGCCTGGGCCTGCTGGCCTTCGGCTTGATCGAGGGCCGCACATACGGCTGGGTCACCACCGTCCACCCCATGGCCGTCGGCGGCCTGCACTGGGACGGCGGCCCGTCGCCGGTGCTGGTCGCGCTGGTGCTGGCGGTCGCGGCCCTGGGCGGATTCGGGTGGCGGCAGGCGGCGCTGCTGCGCGGCACCGGCTCGGACAAGGTGCTGATGAACCTGAGCCTGTTCTCGCTGGCGTCGTTCCGCAACGGCAACCTCGCCACCCTGATCATCGGGCTCGGCGAGTTCGGCATCGTCGCGGTGCTGCCGCTGTGGCTGCAGTTCACGCTCGGCTACAGCGCCGTGCAATCCGGTCTCGCCCTGGTCCCGATCGCTCTGGGCAGCTTCATCGCCAGCGGAGCCAGCTTCGGCATGGCCGGAAAGGCCTCGCCCCTCGCGCTGGTGCGCCTGGGACTGGTGCTGGAGGCCGTGGGACTGGCCGGACTCGGGCTGATCGCCTCGACCGACAGCTCCTGGTGGTCGCTGGCGCTGATCCTGTGCGTCTACGGCGTCGGGGTCGGTTTCGCCACGGCACAGGTCACCAACGTGGTGCTCGCCGACATCCCGGAGCGCGACAACGGGCAGGCCTCCGGCATCCAGAGCGCCTTCCGCCAGCTCGGTTCCGCGCTGGGCATCGCGGTCCTGACCACGGTGTTCTTCAGCACGCTCACCTCCCGGCTCGCCGAGGGCCTCCGGGACGACGGAGTAGCCGCGGGCCAGGCCGACCAGTACGCGCACGCCGTCACCGACAGCGCCGGCGCCGCCATCGCGAGCCTTGCGCAGCAGCCGCAGACCCTTGCGATCGCGGAAGCGGGCCGCAGCGCCATGACCGACGCGGTCTCGCTCGGCGCCTACCTCGCCTCCGGCTTCATCCTGCTGGGCCTGCTCGGCACCGCGTTGATCCCCACACCCCGGCCGCAGAGCGCGGACGCGGTCCCGCTCCAACCGGCCCATGTCTGA
- a CDS encoding FAD-dependent monooxygenase, whose translation MSDSGTDITPTEDAIMSRPSILISGASIAGPGLAFWLHRYGWQTTIVERGESLRSEGQNVDVRGAGREVARRMGIEDDIRDAGTGERGTQFLDADGAVVASFPAGAAGADGPTDELEILRGELARILVEHTSTDTEYLFGTHITAVEDLGDGVDVTFAGGEQRRFDLVVLAEGMRSRTRALIFGDQVRIRPLGLYTAWFTVPRIDTDTAWARWFNTTGGRAILIRPDNLGTTRAAMSFLSPPRGYEDMDRDQQRRVLRTVFHGVGWQAPRLLDELADTDFYFEAIGQVTAPRWSTGRIALLGDAAYAPSPITGMGTSLALVGAYVLAGQLAAGGSHHDAFASYERIMRPYVDQAQKLPPGVPRIANPKSRIGLKIFHTGLRFAAGPIGSRIGGLAGTLFSPPADKIDLPQYSS comes from the coding sequence ATGTCTGACAGCGGCACCGACATCACACCCACCGAGGACGCGATCATGTCTCGACCCAGCATTCTGATCTCCGGCGCCAGCATCGCCGGACCCGGCCTCGCCTTCTGGTTGCACCGCTACGGCTGGCAGACGACGATCGTCGAACGCGGCGAGTCCCTGCGCAGTGAGGGTCAGAACGTCGACGTCCGCGGCGCCGGTCGCGAGGTGGCCCGCCGGATGGGCATCGAGGACGACATCCGTGACGCCGGCACCGGTGAGAGGGGAACACAGTTCCTCGATGCCGACGGTGCTGTCGTGGCCAGCTTCCCGGCCGGCGCCGCAGGCGCCGACGGCCCCACCGACGAACTGGAGATCCTGCGCGGCGAGCTCGCCCGCATCCTCGTCGAGCACACCAGCACCGACACCGAGTATCTGTTCGGGACCCACATCACCGCCGTCGAGGACCTCGGCGACGGTGTGGACGTGACCTTCGCCGGCGGCGAGCAGCGCCGCTTCGACCTGGTCGTGCTCGCTGAGGGGATGCGGTCGCGCACCCGCGCCCTGATCTTCGGCGATCAGGTCCGCATCCGTCCGCTCGGCCTCTACACGGCGTGGTTCACCGTGCCGCGCATCGACACCGACACGGCGTGGGCACGCTGGTTCAACACCACCGGCGGCCGGGCCATCCTCATCCGACCGGACAACCTCGGCACCACCCGCGCCGCGATGTCATTCCTCTCACCACCGCGCGGATACGAGGACATGGACCGCGACCAGCAACGACGCGTCCTACGCACGGTGTTCCACGGAGTCGGATGGCAAGCTCCCCGGCTACTCGACGAGCTTGCCGACACCGACTTCTACTTCGAGGCGATCGGCCAGGTCACAGCGCCGCGCTGGTCCACCGGGCGGATCGCGCTGCTGGGCGATGCGGCCTACGCCCCGTCACCGATCACGGGCATGGGCACCAGCCTCGCCCTCGTGGGCGCCTACGTCCTGGCCGGGCAGCTGGCAGCGGGCGGCTCCCATCACGACGCGTTCGCCTCCTATGAACGGATCATGCGTCCCTACGTCGATCAAGCGCAGAAGCTCCCGCCCGGCGTGCCGCGCATCGCCAACCCCAAGAGCCGGATCGGCCTCAAGATCTTCCACACCGGACTGCGCTTCGCCGCCGGCCCGATCGGCAGCCGCATCGGCGGGCTCGCCGGCACACTGTTCTCCCCACCCGCTGACAAGATCGACCTGCCTCAGTACTCCTCGTGA